GGAACGCGCTGTACTGCTGACCAGTGCGTGCCATCACTGGATGTGCTGTAGACGATATCATTGGCGCTGCAGCCATTCTCGAAACGACAGTCGTGCCAGGCCACATACACCGTGCCGGAGCCATCGATTTCGGCGCTTGGTAGTGGATCGTTCGCGCGCATGTTGCCGCCGATGGAATGTTCGGTGATATTCGATACGGTCACCAGGTTGCCCCAGCTTTTACCGCCGTTGGTAGAAGTGAAAGACTGGATGCCGTTGCCCCAGAATGGAACAATCACAGTGCCGTTGGGCTGGACCAGGGGCTGACCACCCAGACCAAGGGCGTTCGCGGGATGGGAGGGAGCGCCCCAGGTAGTGCCACCATCGGAAGAGGTGCTCATCAGCACGCTGTCGCCATTGGCTGCGTCGTCCCATTCAACATAGCAGTTGCCATAAAACTTGCTGCTGGTCGTATCGTCGCAAACGATCCAGTCCTTATCGTAGAAGCCATTGGTGGTTGCTACAGTAACCGCGTTTTGCCAGGTCAGACCGCCGTCGGTAGACTGGTTAACCAGGACTGCGGCTCCTTGCGTGCCAATCAGGGCAAGGCCAGAGGCAAGCCAGGTGTTGTGCCTGGCATCGTACGTAACGGAGGGGTCGCTGATACGGTCATATTTGCCGGGAGGGTTAGCGTAGACCGTGGTGCCTGGGAAGAAGCCGTTATGCCAGGTCGCCCCATTATCGGTCGATGTCGCCCAGCCATTATCCGAACTGCCACCATCGAAAAAACGTCCTGATTGGAAGACGGAAATGATGGTCGAGCCATTGGAATAGGTATCCGGCTCAACCTGGGTCTTGTGCTGGCTTGATTGGTTAGTAAAGGGGTCAGAACTTAATTTAAGCAGGCCGCTGTTTTTCTTGGCAGAAGCCAGGGCTGCTGTTGAAAGTAGCAATAAGAGGGCTACGGTAAGGGCCAGGACGGCCTGTCGCCGCCACCTGCGGCGCGAAGTGGTATTCAATGATCTTTCTCCTCTGAAAAATAAGGGACAATGTTACGGTTGATGGTGAGGGAGAGGGCAAATCCTCCTTTCATGGTGAATGGAATCCTAACAAGAACATTCTGCAGGGACAGCGCCTGGTGCCTGTCCTCGCAGATTCCAGGAAGCGAACTCTATGAGGGCAGCGCCTGGCGCCTATCCCCGTTGCGATTGGAAAATGGGCCACTGTTCTTTACAGGAGCAATAGCCCATTTTGTGCTTGTAACAGGCGTCCTAGTAAGCTGTAGGATGCACTATCGCGTGCGACGGGCCGGTGTAGAGTACACTGGCATGCGATACGTTTGTTCCACCGGTAACAGGCAAGCCGCCCTTGACGGTATACAGTTCCTCGTTGAACTTTGTTCCCTTGTTTGCTTTGGCGACAACAATGCCTGGGAAGGCAATGCCGTTGGATGCAATGGAGGTCGAGATGTAGTCGCCGACCATCCTACCCTGGCTGGTATTGGCTAACCAGGCAAGCATCATTGGCCCGGCCAGTTGCTGGCTTGTTGACCAGGAAGCACCGCCATTGGTCGAGGAGATGTAGCCAATATCAAGCTGGCAGGTGGAGTCATTGCAGTTGGCATTGGTGAAGTAGTAGTAGGTGACCGCGATGTGAGCGCTGCTGCCCGAAGTCGATTTGTCCACCGCGATGCCGGGGATGAAGTGATCGACGCCACTACCAACCGGGTCGGTCGGAACGCGCTGCACTGCTGACCAGTGCGTGCCGTCGCTGGAGGTGCTGTAGACGATATCATTGGCGCTACAGCTCTTCTCGAAGCGGCAGTCCTGCCAGGCCACATACACCGTACCGGAGCCATCGATTTCGGCAGAGGGCAGCGGGCTGGTACGAATACTTGCTTTCTCGATATACGTCTGGAGGGTTGCTACGGTGACGGGAGCGCTCCAGCTTTTGCCGCCATTTGTGGAACTGAAAGCAGAGATGCTATTGGTGTCCTCGTCCTGGAATGGCACAATCACGGTGCCACCCGGCTGCACCAGGGGCTGGCCGCCCAGTCCATGAGGCGTCCCGGATGGGCTTAGCGGAGCGGCCCAGGTATTTCCGCCATCGGTAGAGGTACTCATCATTTCCTGGTCGCCGGCATCGGCGTTGTCGAACTCGGTGTAGCAGTTCCCATACGATGGGCTGGTGGAAGTATCGTCGCAGACGCTCCAGTTTTTGTCGAAGAAAGGACCTGAGTTATCTACGGCAATCGGGTTTCCCCACGTGAGCCCGCCATCGGTCGAGCGGCTTACCTCTATATCGACCGCGTTTCCATTCGTGATCCCCAGATAGCTAACAATCCATAC
This genomic interval from Ktedonobacteraceae bacterium contains the following:
- a CDS encoding sialidase family protein; this translates as MNTTSRRRWRRQAVLALTVALLLLLSTAALASAKKNSGLLKLSSDPFTNQSSQHKTQVEPDTYSNGSTIISVFQSGRFFDGGSSDNGWATSTDNGATWHNGFFPGTTVYANPPGKYDRISDPSVTYDARHNTWLASGLALIGTQGAAVLVNQSTDGGLTWQNAVTVATTNGFYDKDWIVCDDTTSSKFYGNCYVEWDDAANGDSVLMSTSSDGGTTWGAPSHPANALGLGGQPLVQPNGTVIVPFWGNGIQSFTSTNGGKSWGNLVTVSNITEHSIGGNMRANDPLPSAEIDGSGTVYVAWHDCRFENGCSANDIVYSTSSDGTHWSAVQRVPADPVGSGVDHFIPGIAVDKSTSGSSAHIAVTYYFFPNANCSSNCQLEVGYISSTNGGSTWSSSVKLAGPMNPTWLANTNQGRMVGDYISTSIVGNGNAFPAFAVAKKNKGQKFNEAMFTAKGGLPVTGGTLSSSSPVLYTGPALAPARLTAY
- a CDS encoding sialidase family protein yields the protein MHAISRSGWRARAAIAVSVALLLTLTTTALAFAAGGSPTLLRLSKDPFTNKSSQHKTQVEPDTLSYGSTIVMVVQSGRFFSGGASDIGWATSTDNGKTWKHGFLPGTTPYATPPGPFAAVSDPSIAYDAKHGVWIVSYLGITNGNAVDIEVSRSTDGGLTWGNPIAVDNSGPFFDKNWSVCDDTSTSPSYGNCYTEFDNADAGDQEMMSTSTDGGNTWAAPLSPSGTPHGLGGQPLVQPGGTVIVPFQDEDTNSISAFSSTNGGKSWSAPVTVATLQTYIEKASIRTSPLPSAEIDGSGTVYVAWQDCRFEKSCSANDIVYSTSSDGTHWSAVQRVPTDPVGSGVDHFIPGIAVDKSTSGSSAHIAVTYYYFTNANCNDSTCQLDIGYISSTNGGASWSTSQQLAGPMMLAWLANTSQGRMVGDYISTSIASNGIAFPGIVVAKANKGTKFNEELYTVKGGLPVTGGTNVSHASVLYTGPSHAIVHPTAY